The nucleotide window TTCCGGCTACCTCTACGCCATTGAAAGGGGTCCAGCCACATTTGGTGAACAGGGTTTCATTGCGGATGGTGGTGGGGGTCATGTCCACTTCGATGTGGGTGTCTGGCTGCTCTGGCAGGTTGTAAATGCGGCGCGGATTGCTGTGCATCAGTTCGATGAGGCGGGCGAGGGAGAGACGGTTGTGGGTAACGGCCGTTACCATCAGCCCCAGCGACGTCTCCAGGCCCGATACCCCCGGCGGCGGCGCCGCCGAATGTTTCTCCGCCAGCGTGTGTGGCGCATGGTCGGTGGCGATGCAGTCTACTGTGCTGTTGATATGCGCCCACAGCGCCGCCACGTCGTCTGGCGTGCCTAACACCGGCCGCATATCACCCAGCGGCCCCAGCCGCGCCGCGTCCGACTGGTCCATAAACAGGTGGTGGGGCGCTACTTCACAGGTCACCGGCAGCCCCTGCGCTTTGGCGTCGGCAATCAGCTCAATCTCCTCCCGGCGGCTGACATGGACAATGTGGACCGGACGGTTATACGTCGCCGCCAGCCCAATGCTCACCGCCACGCTCTGTTTTTCGGCGTGCAGGGCGATGGGTTTGTGGCGCGGCCAGCTTTTGAAGCAGGCCGCCAGCGTTGGCAGATCTTCGACGCGCAGCTTGCCAAAAGTGTCGTTGAGATAGATTTTCAGGGCTACCGCGTATTCGGCCAGCGCCGGTAGATGGGCCACGTCTTCGGCGCTGGCCCCGGCATACAGGCCCACGTCGCAGCGGATGTCGGCCTGTGCCTGTTGGCGGGTGGCCCGCAGCACTTCCGGCGTTGTCAGGGGTGGATTGGTATTGGGCATGCCCAAAATCATCGTCACGCCGCCGGCCAGGGCTGCGGCTGTGCCGCTGGCGAAGTCTTCCTTGTGTTCCCCGCCAGGCACGCGCAAATGGGTATGAACGTCAATCAATCCGGGCAAAGTGATTGTAGTCATGGTTAGTCCTGCAGTTGGTTAGCCGGTTGATTTGGAGCCGACTATTCGTCTGATTGATTTCCTCCCAGGCAAAAAAAAAGCCCGATCCCTAAAAGGATCAGGCTATGGATTGCCCAGATTTGGCATTAGCAAACGGATTATTTTGTTGTGCCACTCCCAGGTGAATTTGGGCATATTGCTAATTTCTCCTTACGCCAAGATTACACACCGGGAAAGTATGTTAGCATAAGCGCGGCAATTTGCCAAAAAATCTTGAGACCCGACAGGTTTTCTTGAACCTGTCAGCTCTGGCGCAGTTGGGTGAAGAAATGCTGCCATTTTAGCGGCGCGGCCGACAGCAAGGTGTCGGCGCGGAAGAAGCGCGCGGCCAGGCTGACAAACAGGTAGGTGGTGAGGGCCAGGCCGCCCAGACTGGTCAATAGCTGCCAGGTGGGCACACCGCCAGAGGCCATGCGCGTCATCATGGCGGTGGGCGCGGTGAGGGGGAAGAGGCTTAGCGCGGTGGACAGCGGGCCATGGGGCGATTGGATGAGCGGCGCATTAAGCCACAGGGGGATGAGCAGCGGCAGCAGAACAAAGAAGGTGAACTGGCCGCCTTCGCGGGCGTTGGGGGCCAACGCGCCGATCGCGCCCATCAGCGAGGCATACAACAAGTAGCCCAGAGCAAAATACAACAAGGCCCAGGCGACAAAACCAGGCGGCAGGGTAAAGGCGCTGACGGAGGCGAATACAGACTGGGTGCGGTTGAGGACCAATAGACTGCCACCCAGCCAGACGGCCATCTGGATCAGGGCGACGACGCTGAGACCCAACACTTTGCCCAACATCAGTTCACGCGGCTGTAAGCTGAGCAGCAGCAC belongs to Candidatus Leptovillus gracilis and includes:
- a CDS encoding amidohydrolase family protein, producing the protein MTTITLPGLIDVHTHLRVPGGEHKEDFASGTAAALAGGVTMILGMPNTNPPLTTPEVLRATRQQAQADIRCDVGLYAGASAEDVAHLPALAEYAVALKIYLNDTFGKLRVEDLPTLAACFKSWPRHKPIALHAEKQSVAVSIGLAATYNRPVHIVHVSRREEIELIADAKAQGLPVTCEVAPHHLFMDQSDAARLGPLGDMRPVLGTPDDVAALWAHINSTVDCIATDHAPHTLAEKHSAAPPPGVSGLETSLGLMVTAVTHNRLSLARLIELMHSNPRRIYNLPEQPDTHIEVDMTPTTIRNETLFTKCGWTPFNGVEVAGKVSRVVLRGEVVFENGRVLAKPGNGRFLT